A region of uncultured Desulfobacter sp. DNA encodes the following proteins:
- a CDS encoding trimeric intracellular cation channel family protein: MTDVLILLFDYSGTFAFAVSGALAASEKKLDLFGALFLGFVTAIGGGTTRDMMIGNTPVSWLQNPVYFYIIVAAVGLTFLFTKTILRFPRALFFFDTVGISVFTIIGIQKGLHAGIHPPLAVMMGILTAVMGGIIRDVLCNEIPLIFHKEIYATACFAGGVFFVLFVFFNMPEPFTALIAAGVIFTIRSLSVRKGWALPRFK; this comes from the coding sequence ATGACAGACGTATTAATCCTATTATTTGATTACTCAGGCACCTTTGCTTTTGCAGTTTCAGGAGCACTTGCTGCCAGTGAAAAAAAGCTCGATTTATTCGGCGCTTTGTTTCTTGGATTTGTAACGGCTATTGGTGGTGGTACAACGCGCGATATGATGATTGGCAACACGCCTGTGTCATGGCTTCAAAACCCTGTTTATTTTTATATTATTGTGGCTGCTGTTGGGCTTACATTTTTATTTACCAAAACAATATTGCGGTTTCCCAGAGCGCTTTTCTTTTTCGATACGGTGGGAATCAGTGTCTTTACCATTATTGGCATTCAAAAGGGACTGCACGCCGGTATTCATCCGCCACTGGCCGTTATGATGGGCATTTTGACAGCTGTTATGGGTGGAATTATCCGTGATGTGCTCTGTAACGAAATCCCTCTGATTTTCCATAAGGAAATATATGCCACAGCCTGCTTCGCCGGTGGTGTTTTCTTTGTGCTTTTTGTGTTTTTCAACATGCCCGAACCTTTTACTGCTCTGATCGCTGCGGGTGTTATTTTTACAATCCGCTCACTGAGTGTCCGAAAAGGTTGGGCACTGCCGCGGTTTAAATGA
- a CDS encoding HAMP domain-containing sensor histidine kinase codes for MLNSLYSKIAAGLSVLFLVVGLIFLGVTVFATDMYQQEVNQKLNTGLARQIVKERILMEGGRVNQEALRDIFHMLMVINPGIEIYLLDVGGNILTFSAPGGSVKRSKVSLAPVKQWLDGTLTPPVLGDDPKNPTGKKVFSAAHIERNGILEGYLYVILGGEEYDSVAQKLKGSYILRLSAWMIGAGLLFALAAGLVLFGLLTGRLKKLAAVMAAFEGGSAGADVYLPGPQGPPDEIDRLGTTFREMAARIKAQVAELKASDQMRRELVANVSHDLRTPLATLQGYIETLLIKDNQYSGEERRHYLDIAIRHCRRLNTLVSELLELARLESARMDLSLEIFDPRELIQDICQKFTLAAEQKEIELVQEFEGGVPFVEADIALIERALENLIENALNYTPVKGRVGITVSLETEVVIRISDTGPGIPEKELPHIFNRFYQSDSLGKKTGGHTGLGLAITAKILQLHGRQVQVESRPGSGSCFSFSLPPWQRPQ; via the coding sequence ATGCTTAACTCGTTGTACTCCAAAATTGCCGCAGGCCTTTCCGTTCTTTTTCTTGTGGTGGGACTGATTTTTCTCGGGGTGACCGTCTTTGCCACGGACATGTACCAGCAGGAGGTGAACCAGAAGCTGAATACGGGCCTTGCCCGGCAAATCGTCAAAGAGCGGATTCTCATGGAAGGGGGCCGGGTGAACCAGGAGGCCCTCAGGGACATCTTTCACATGCTCATGGTCATCAACCCCGGCATTGAGATCTACCTTCTGGACGTTGGGGGAAACATCCTGACCTTTTCCGCACCCGGGGGAAGCGTCAAGCGCAGCAAAGTGTCTCTGGCCCCGGTAAAGCAGTGGCTGGACGGTACGCTGACCCCACCGGTTCTGGGAGATGACCCCAAAAACCCCACCGGGAAAAAAGTCTTTTCAGCGGCACACATTGAACGAAACGGCATCCTTGAAGGTTATCTCTACGTCATTTTGGGCGGGGAGGAATACGATTCCGTGGCCCAGAAACTTAAAGGCAGTTATATCCTGAGGCTTTCCGCCTGGATGATCGGGGCCGGCCTTCTCTTTGCACTGGCAGCGGGGCTGGTCCTTTTCGGTCTTCTCACCGGGCGGCTGAAAAAACTTGCCGCTGTGATGGCGGCTTTTGAAGGCGGAAGTGCCGGGGCTGATGTGTACCTGCCCGGGCCACAGGGTCCGCCCGATGAAATTGACCGGCTGGGCACCACCTTCAGGGAGATGGCCGCCCGGATCAAGGCCCAGGTGGCGGAGCTGAAGGCATCCGACCAGATGCGCCGGGAGCTGGTGGCCAATGTCTCCCATGACCTGCGCACCCCCCTGGCCACCCTGCAGGGATATATCGAGACCCTGCTCATCAAGGACAATCAATACTCCGGGGAAGAACGGCGTCATTACCTTGATATTGCCATCCGCCACTGCCGCCGCCTCAACACCCTGGTCTCGGAACTGCTTGAGCTGGCCCGGCTGGAATCCGCCCGCATGGATCTTTCTCTGGAAATCTTTGATCCCAGGGAGCTGATTCAGGATATCTGTCAAAAATTCACCCTTGCCGCAGAACAAAAAGAGATTGAACTGGTCCAAGAGTTTGAAGGGGGCGTTCCCTTTGTCGAGGCAGACATCGCCCTGATCGAAAGAGCCCTGGAAAACCTCATTGAAAACGCCCTGAACTATACCCCGGTAAAGGGCCGGGTCGGCATCACGGTTTCCCTGGAAACCGAGGTGGTGATCCGGATCTCCGACACAGGCCCGGGCATTCCTGAAAAAGAGCTGCCCCATATTTTCAACCGCTTCTACCAGTCCGATTCGCTCGGCAAGAAAACCGGGGGGCATACCGGCCTGGGCCTTGCCATAACCGCAAAAATTCTCCAGCTCCACGGCCGCCAGGTCCAGGTTGAAAGCCGTCCCGGCAGCGGCAGCTGTTTTTCGTTTTCTCTGCCTCCGTGGCAGCGGCCCCAATAA
- a CDS encoding response regulator transcription factor, which translates to MQKKILVVEDNAELSDLLTLHLSDQSWLVDLARDGLTGYKKATTGEYDLIVLDIMLPGMDGIDILKNIRSRGLVAPVLMLTSKSSEIDRILGLELGADDYITKPFSIREFVARIKAVFRRMENLSAMKKTVSEPVIQAGGLVIDPEKRKVTVAGQPVELTAKEYDLLTFFARHPGRVFNRSQLLESVWGYGHDGYDHTVNSNINRLRAKIETDPANPQYVLTVWGVGYKFTDTDGADA; encoded by the coding sequence ATGCAGAAAAAAATTCTTGTGGTGGAAGACAATGCCGAACTTTCCGACCTTCTTACTCTTCACCTTTCCGACCAGTCCTGGCTGGTGGATTTGGCCCGTGACGGCCTTACCGGTTATAAAAAAGCCACCACCGGAGAGTACGACCTCATTGTCCTGGACATTATGCTGCCGGGCATGGACGGCATAGATATTCTTAAAAATATCCGGAGCCGGGGCCTGGTCGCTCCGGTGCTCATGCTGACCTCCAAGTCTTCGGAGATCGACAGGATCCTGGGCCTGGAACTCGGGGCGGATGACTATATTACCAAGCCCTTTTCCATCCGGGAATTCGTTGCCCGGATTAAGGCTGTATTCCGGCGCATGGAAAACCTCTCCGCCATGAAAAAAACCGTGTCAGAACCCGTTATCCAGGCCGGGGGGCTGGTCATTGATCCTGAAAAGCGCAAGGTCACCGTGGCAGGGCAGCCCGTGGAGCTCACCGCAAAGGAGTACGATCTTCTTACCTTTTTTGCCCGCCACCCCGGTCGGGTATTTAACCGGTCCCAGCTACTGGAAAGTGTCTGGGGATACGGACATGACGGCTACGACCATACCGTCAACTCCAATATCAACCGCCTGCGGGCCAAGATCGAAACTGATCCGGCCAATCCGCAGTATGTCCTGACGGTCTGGGGTGTGGGGTATAAATTCACGGACACGGATGGGGCAGATGCTTAA
- a CDS encoding FAD-dependent oxidoreductase encodes MNQRIFKVLTLGLLILGVILFFSLGLHRQLTFEALKSQQTAMEQLYAENTAQTILVYAAVYILITALSLPGATVMSLAGGAVFGLWAGTLIVSFASTIGATLAFLGSRFLLRDFIQNRFSDRLKKINEGIETDGPFYLFTLRLVPVFPFFVINLVMGLTPIKTGIFYIVSQVGMLPGTLAYINAGTQLSRVETPSEILSLPLLASFALLGVFPWIAKAFTGFLKKRRIMAKFSKPSKFDYNLVVIGAGSAGLVTAYIAAAVKAGVALVEKDKMGGDCLNTGCVPSKALLRSAKMLSYARRAREFGFEHAHVDFQFKAVMDRVGEIIKKIEPHDSVERYTQLGVDCIRGEARILSPYKIEVNGEVITTRSIVVATGGRPRVPAIPGLGQVPYFTSDTIWSLRDLPQRLVVLGGGPIGCELSQAFARLGAQVTLVGRAARIMGREDKDVSDLIQEAFAREGIQVLTGHAVKEIRVDNDEKKLICLRNSDGQEVILGFDAILIAVGRAANTKGFGLEELGVALNPDGTIKTNKWLQTTIPNIYAAGDVAGPYQFTHVASHQAWYASVNALFGSFKKFTADYRVIPWCTFTDPEVARVGMNENDCLEASIPYEVTCYGIDDLDRAIADSEARGFVKVLTVPKKDRILGATIVGAHAGDLIHEFILAMKYNIGLNKILGTIHIYPTLAESSRFTAGVWKRARVPKTALGIVARFLAWQRK; translated from the coding sequence ATGAATCAACGCATCTTTAAAGTACTCACTCTTGGCCTGCTTATCCTGGGTGTTATCCTGTTTTTCTCATTGGGCCTTCACCGGCAGCTGACCTTTGAGGCCCTCAAATCCCAGCAGACCGCCATGGAACAGCTGTATGCCGAAAACACAGCCCAGACCATTCTGGTATATGCGGCGGTCTATATCCTTATCACCGCACTGTCACTTCCGGGGGCTACGGTGATGTCCCTGGCAGGCGGTGCTGTGTTCGGTCTTTGGGCCGGCACACTCATTGTCTCTTTTGCCAGCACCATCGGTGCGACCCTGGCCTTTCTTGGATCAAGATTTCTGTTAAGGGATTTCATCCAGAATCGATTTTCCGACCGCCTTAAGAAAATAAATGAGGGCATTGAAACCGACGGGCCTTTTTATCTTTTCACCCTGCGCCTGGTGCCGGTGTTCCCCTTTTTTGTGATCAACCTTGTCATGGGGCTGACCCCCATCAAGACGGGTATATTTTATATCGTAAGCCAGGTGGGTATGCTTCCGGGGACCCTTGCCTACATCAATGCCGGTACCCAGTTATCCCGGGTGGAAACCCCATCGGAAATTCTTTCCTTGCCATTGCTGGCCTCCTTTGCCCTTCTAGGTGTTTTCCCCTGGATTGCAAAGGCATTCACCGGATTTTTGAAAAAACGGCGGATCATGGCAAAATTTTCCAAACCATCAAAGTTTGACTACAACCTGGTGGTTATCGGTGCCGGTTCTGCAGGCCTTGTGACCGCTTATATTGCAGCGGCTGTGAAGGCTGGTGTGGCATTGGTGGAAAAGGACAAAATGGGGGGAGATTGCCTGAACACGGGATGTGTGCCCAGCAAAGCCCTGCTGCGTTCGGCAAAAATGCTCTCCTATGCCAGAAGGGCCAGGGAGTTTGGTTTTGAACATGCCCATGTTGACTTTCAGTTTAAAGCGGTCATGGATCGGGTGGGCGAGATTATTAAAAAAATAGAACCCCACGATTCTGTGGAGCGGTATACCCAGCTCGGGGTGGACTGCATCCGGGGCGAGGCCCGGATTCTCTCCCCCTACAAAATTGAGGTGAACGGTGAAGTCATCACCACCCGCAGCATTGTCGTGGCAACGGGTGGCCGGCCCAGGGTCCCGGCCATCCCCGGCCTCGGCCAGGTGCCGTATTTTACCTCGGACACGATCTGGTCTTTAAGGGATTTGCCCCAAAGGCTGGTGGTGCTGGGGGGCGGTCCCATCGGATGCGAGCTTAGCCAGGCCTTTGCCCGTTTGGGGGCCCAGGTCACTCTGGTGGGCAGGGCGGCCCGGATCATGGGCCGGGAGGATAAGGATGTGTCCGATCTTATCCAGGAAGCCTTTGCCCGGGAAGGTATTCAGGTCCTCACCGGGCATGCGGTAAAGGAAATCCGGGTGGACAATGACGAAAAAAAGCTGATCTGCCTCAGGAATTCCGACGGACAAGAGGTAATACTTGGGTTTGACGCCATTTTGATTGCCGTGGGCCGTGCGGCCAATACCAAAGGGTTTGGACTGGAAGAACTTGGGGTGGCGCTGAACCCCGATGGCACCATTAAAACCAATAAATGGCTGCAAACCACCATTCCCAATATTTATGCGGCCGGAGATGTTGCAGGCCCTTACCAGTTCACCCATGTGGCCTCCCACCAGGCCTGGTATGCATCTGTAAACGCATTGTTCGGTTCTTTTAAAAAATTTACGGCAGACTACAGGGTGATCCCCTGGTGCACCTTTACAGATCCCGAAGTGGCCCGGGTGGGAATGAACGAAAACGATTGTCTTGAAGCCAGCATTCCTTACGAGGTGACCTGCTACGGGATTGACGATCTGGACCGTGCCATTGCCGATTCCGAAGCCCGGGGATTTGTCAAGGTGCTGACCGTGCCCAAAAAGGACAGAATCCTGGGGGCAACCATTGTGGGAGCCCATGCCGGAGATTTGATCCATGAATTTATTCTGGCCATGAAATATAATATCGGACTCAACAAAATCCTTGGTACCATTCATATTTACCCGACCCTGGCCGAATCCAGCCGATTTACCGCAGGTGTCTGGAAAAGAGCCAGGGTGCCGAAAACCGCTTTGGGAATTGTTGCGCGGTTTCTGGCCTGGCAGCGCAAATAG
- a CDS encoding DUF5714 domain-containing protein, with product MDTAQYNSWIRLEQDSTAVYVNPDSVDWIVPSAAGDRLLQKLMSPKGQKGMNHEPGPSLAPGNTDFNTVIRESQFLSLLKSPDVADYKGRAHALTLKSLKEFWLHITDQCNLACRHCLFSCSSKTNRTMDFDMITSTVFQAYGLGTRIFYLTGGEPLVHPDFQKICRLILNEYSDTMLVILTNGILVPAHLDFFNTLPCDRLFLQVSLDGIEETNDRLRGSGAFAKTTAALGALKGSNITTTLSMVVHPDNFHQMTKMVELAVEFSVNAIHYMWLLTTGRASAQPAVPMDELFNSLIEAHGMAENHGLAIDNITNLAARVFSTPGTRYDLGNAGWESLALAPGGMIYPTPALIGRKETECGQISQGLETVWRNSEVLETLRSLSVKADPVCGNHPLKYIVGGPDIDHSFHTGGSYLGHDPYLPLYGRLALWLMVRSAQITQEAPWPQIRRKMGEKLLHCEKEGEVVALTHSNCVLTLADTHGVVGQFYSAAAQQENTDITNPVCYPDSEMPHIPPYARIRSYGCGSPVLDAGISLGDTVVDLGCGAGVECYIAARKTGPSGQVVGVDMLDHMLALARKPLEDVAQNLGYRNVSFKKGFLEQLPLADETVDLVISNCVINLSQDKRQTFAEIFRILAPGGRIFISDVVTDDPCPPEIQNDAVLRGACLSGALVQPQLVSILESAGFSRIRVVKRFFYKEVLNHKFYAVTYTAFRPKNGEKTMIFYPGPHAAVMTDHGQLLLRGQTSESIRPSDAREDTTIFELDHMGSVSNIEAMNACSCALPPPPVDEKTVTSGQKASVQENLVMSDIQAAPSLTMGTKFQQDCMLCGRPLVYLEEQRPEACVFCGKKYPANALCEQGHFVCDHCHGKDIVDVVKHICTHTDATDMIDLMNQLRSHPSFPLHGPEHHFAVPGVITAVYRNLGGDITDSDIITAIDRGRAVPGGVCAFWGTCGAAVGAGIALGVILKSTPLKPKARQIVQKVSETIIHDLNRIEAARCCQREVWTTFKTMARLSEVYLPLILRAHGDVQCRQQGKNRECIRQTCPYFKVSK from the coding sequence ATGGACACCGCTCAGTACAATAGCTGGATCAGACTTGAACAGGACAGCACGGCAGTATATGTCAACCCCGATTCTGTGGACTGGATCGTGCCCAGTGCCGCAGGAGACCGGCTGCTTCAAAAGCTTATGTCGCCCAAAGGGCAGAAGGGGATGAACCATGAGCCGGGGCCGTCTTTGGCACCCGGTAATACGGATTTTAACACCGTCATTCGTGAATCCCAGTTTCTCTCCTTATTAAAATCACCGGACGTGGCCGATTACAAGGGCCGAGCCCATGCATTAACCCTTAAATCGTTGAAAGAGTTCTGGCTGCATATCACCGACCAGTGCAACCTTGCCTGCCGTCACTGTCTTTTTTCCTGTTCATCAAAAACAAACCGGACCATGGATTTTGACATGATCACCTCCACGGTTTTCCAGGCCTATGGTCTGGGCACCCGGATTTTTTATTTAACCGGCGGAGAGCCCCTGGTTCACCCGGATTTCCAGAAAATATGCCGGCTCATTTTAAATGAATACTCCGACACCATGCTGGTGATCTTAACCAACGGGATACTGGTTCCGGCCCACCTGGATTTTTTCAACACCTTGCCGTGCGACCGCCTGTTTCTCCAGGTCAGCCTGGATGGGATAGAAGAGACCAACGACCGGTTACGGGGCAGTGGCGCATTTGCCAAAACAACCGCCGCCCTCGGGGCCCTGAAAGGATCGAATATCACCACCACCCTGTCCATGGTGGTGCACCCGGATAATTTTCATCAGATGACAAAGATGGTGGAACTTGCGGTGGAGTTTTCGGTTAACGCCATCCATTACATGTGGCTTTTAACCACGGGGCGGGCATCCGCCCAGCCCGCGGTGCCCATGGATGAGTTGTTCAATTCTCTGATTGAAGCCCACGGCATGGCGGAAAACCACGGCCTGGCCATTGATAATATCACCAACCTGGCCGCCAGGGTCTTCTCCACCCCCGGCACCAGATACGACCTGGGTAACGCCGGGTGGGAGTCCCTGGCGTTGGCCCCCGGCGGCATGATCTATCCCACCCCGGCCCTGATCGGCCGTAAAGAAACAGAGTGCGGCCAGATTTCCCAGGGACTGGAGACGGTCTGGCGCAACAGTGAAGTCCTTGAAACCCTGCGAAGTTTATCGGTGAAAGCTGATCCTGTATGCGGGAACCACCCATTAAAATACATTGTGGGCGGCCCGGACATTGATCACAGCTTTCATACCGGCGGATCATACCTTGGGCACGACCCCTACCTGCCTTTGTATGGCCGTCTGGCATTGTGGTTGATGGTCCGATCAGCCCAAATCACCCAAGAAGCGCCCTGGCCCCAGATCCGGCGCAAAATGGGGGAGAAGCTGCTGCATTGTGAAAAGGAGGGAGAAGTTGTGGCCCTGACCCACTCCAATTGTGTGCTCACCCTGGCCGATACCCATGGTGTTGTGGGTCAGTTTTATTCGGCTGCCGCACAACAGGAGAATACGGACATCACCAATCCGGTCTGCTATCCCGATTCTGAAATGCCTCACATCCCCCCATATGCCAGGATTCGTTCCTATGGGTGCGGAAGCCCGGTCCTGGATGCAGGCATCTCTTTGGGGGATACTGTGGTTGATCTTGGCTGCGGCGCAGGCGTAGAGTGCTACATTGCCGCCCGGAAAACAGGTCCTTCGGGGCAGGTCGTCGGGGTTGACATGCTGGACCACATGCTGGCACTGGCCCGAAAACCCCTTGAAGATGTGGCCCAAAACCTGGGGTACCGGAACGTCTCCTTTAAAAAAGGGTTTCTTGAGCAACTGCCCCTGGCAGATGAAACCGTGGATCTGGTCATCTCCAACTGCGTCATCAATCTATCCCAGGACAAACGGCAGACCTTTGCTGAAATTTTTCGCATACTGGCCCCCGGCGGACGCATTTTTATTTCCGATGTGGTCACCGATGATCCCTGCCCGCCTGAAATCCAGAATGACGCCGTGCTCCGGGGGGCATGTCTGTCGGGAGCCCTTGTGCAGCCCCAGCTGGTGAGCATCCTGGAATCCGCCGGATTCAGCCGGATCAGGGTGGTGAAACGCTTTTTTTACAAAGAGGTGTTGAACCACAAATTTTATGCCGTCACATATACGGCTTTTCGGCCCAAGAATGGGGAAAAAACCATGATTTTTTACCCGGGCCCCCATGCTGCAGTGATGACTGACCACGGGCAGCTGCTTTTACGCGGGCAAACGTCGGAATCCATCAGGCCCTCCGATGCCCGGGAGGACACGACGATTTTTGAACTGGATCATATGGGCAGTGTGTCCAATATCGAAGCCATGAACGCCTGCAGCTGCGCGTTGCCCCCCCCGCCTGTGGACGAAAAAACCGTCACCTCGGGCCAAAAAGCGTCTGTCCAAGAGAATCTGGTGATGTCAGATATCCAGGCAGCCCCGTCCCTGACAATGGGTACGAAGTTTCAACAGGACTGCATGTTATGCGGCCGGCCACTGGTCTATCTGGAAGAACAAAGGCCGGAAGCCTGCGTCTTCTGCGGCAAGAAATACCCTGCCAACGCCCTATGCGAGCAAGGGCATTTTGTCTGCGACCACTGCCATGGAAAAGATATTGTGGATGTGGTCAAACACATCTGCACCCATACCGATGCAACAGACATGATCGATCTGATGAACCAGCTTCGCAGTCATCCCTCATTTCCCCTCCATGGCCCCGAGCACCATTTTGCAGTGCCCGGTGTCATTACCGCAGTATATAGAAATCTGGGCGGTGATATCACAGACAGCGACATCATCACGGCCATTGACCGGGGAAGAGCCGTTCCCGGCGGTGTCTGCGCATTCTGGGGGACATGTGGCGCCGCTGTGGGGGCGGGAATTGCCTTGGGGGTCATTTTGAAAAGCACCCCGTTAAAACCCAAAGCCAGACAAATAGTCCAAAAGGTGTCCGAAACTATTATCCACGACCTGAACCGTATAGAGGCGGCCCGCTGCTGCCAGCGGGAGGTCTGGACAACATTTAAGACCATGGCCCGCTTGTCTGAAGTCTACTTGCCCCTGATCCTGAGGGCGCACGGGGATGTGCAGTGCCGGCAACAGGGCAAAAACAGAGAGTGTATCCGACAAACCTGCCCCTATTTCAAGGTGTCAAAATGA
- a CDS encoding TIGR04282 family arsenosugar biosynthesis glycosyltransferase, whose product MTTDNAVIVFIKSPEKGRVKTRLAKGVGETAALELYRCFVMDVLDMVRSTPFTLRVYHHPENAFNRIRSWLGDDPDLFPQKGATLGDKMANALAETFAAGFERAVLIGSDLPDLPPGIIDTAFKGLDQCSAAIGPSRDGGYYLIGFTAIGFTPRIFHGIPWGTDQVFDVTLNRFSNHHVSHYTLPVWQDIDTQEDLQCLDPDPAGNTALHTTAYLLKQGVKL is encoded by the coding sequence ATGACAACTGACAACGCCGTCATCGTTTTCATCAAATCCCCGGAAAAAGGCCGGGTCAAGACCCGGCTGGCCAAGGGTGTGGGGGAGACAGCGGCTCTTGAATTATACCGCTGCTTTGTGATGGATGTTCTGGATATGGTTAGATCAACCCCTTTCACGTTGCGGGTGTACCACCATCCAGAAAACGCTTTTAACCGTATCAGATCCTGGCTGGGAGACGATCCGGATCTTTTCCCCCAAAAAGGCGCCACCCTGGGAGACAAAATGGCAAATGCCCTGGCCGAAACATTTGCCGCAGGATTTGAACGAGCCGTTCTCATCGGCTCTGACTTGCCGGATCTTCCGCCTGGGATCATTGATACGGCATTTAAAGGTCTGGATCAGTGCAGCGCGGCCATCGGCCCAAGCCGGGATGGCGGATATTATCTGATCGGGTTTACGGCCATAGGATTTACCCCCCGGATATTCCACGGCATCCCCTGGGGAACCGATCAGGTCTTTGATGTGACCCTGAACAGATTTTCGAATCATCATGTCTCACACTATACGCTGCCCGTGTGGCAGGACATTGATACCCAAGAGGACTTACAATGTCTCGATCCTGATCCGGCCGGCAACACGGCCTTACACACAACCGCTTACCTCTTAAAACAAGGAGTGAAGCTTTGA
- a CDS encoding DUF3047 domain-containing protein — MIRQKQIWMILGVIMVFHVAVVVCAEPIVTVGNFSQADPGAILPRFWEPLTFKKIKTHTSYEIVEDRGRTVVKAHSRASASGLIRKISIDVEKYPIVQWQWKITGINKKTDVTQKSGDDYPARIYVAFVYNPDEAGFWEKTRFETVRLIYGEYPPATVVTYIWATRVPKETRVPNPFVKRVMMIAVQSGEENVGTWVTEERNIYQDYLDSFGHPPPVTSGVAIMTDTDNTGEASTAFYGDIIFKSTSGPPVQ; from the coding sequence TTGATTCGACAAAAACAAATCTGGATGATCCTCGGCGTTATCATGGTTTTCCACGTCGCCGTTGTGGTTTGCGCCGAGCCCATTGTGACCGTAGGGAACTTTTCCCAGGCAGATCCAGGAGCAATACTTCCCCGATTCTGGGAGCCGTTAACATTTAAAAAGATAAAAACCCATACCTCATACGAGATCGTTGAAGACCGGGGGCGAACCGTGGTCAAGGCCCATAGCCGGGCATCCGCTTCGGGGCTGATCCGCAAAATCAGCATTGATGTAGAAAAATATCCCATCGTTCAATGGCAATGGAAAATCACAGGCATTAATAAAAAAACCGATGTGACCCAGAAAAGCGGGGATGATTATCCGGCACGAATTTATGTGGCGTTTGTATACAATCCTGATGAGGCAGGGTTCTGGGAAAAAACCCGATTTGAAACAGTCCGCCTGATATACGGCGAGTATCCGCCTGCAACAGTGGTAACCTATATCTGGGCCACCCGCGTCCCGAAAGAGACCCGGGTGCCCAACCCCTTCGTTAAAAGGGTTATGATGATTGCTGTCCAGAGCGGCGAAGAGAACGTGGGCACCTGGGTCACCGAGGAACGCAATATTTATCAGGATTATCTGGACAGTTTCGGCCACCCGCCTCCCGTCACTTCGGGGGTGGCGATCATGACCGACACGGACAATACGGGTGAGGCGTCAACGGCCTTTTACGGGGATATTATATTTAAATCAACTTCAGGCCCCCCTGTCCAATGA
- a CDS encoding TIGR04283 family arsenosugar biosynthesis glycosyltransferase has product MKPVISVVMPVYGEADRINRTIDNFKSSVSQMLWAIEIIVVDGDPDTRTLKAINDPDVIKTASPAGRGVQMNHGARIATADLLLFLHADTVLPANAFNAIVHACRDKGIAAGAFDLTIGASHPGFRIIEKAASLRSRITRIPFGDQAVFFKAQCFWKLGGYKPIALMEDVDIMRRLKKKGYKIRFISDPVVTSARRWKKEGMVYTTIRNWVLQLFFYMGASPEKLKAYYQ; this is encoded by the coding sequence ATGAAGCCTGTGATCTCCGTTGTCATGCCGGTATACGGCGAAGCGGACCGAATCAACCGGACCATTGACAACTTTAAATCATCGGTATCGCAGATGTTGTGGGCCATAGAAATTATTGTGGTGGACGGTGACCCTGACACACGCACCCTTAAAGCGATCAATGACCCGGATGTTATAAAAACAGCATCACCGGCGGGCCGGGGCGTACAGATGAACCATGGCGCCCGGATCGCAACCGCAGACCTGCTGCTCTTTCTTCATGCAGATACCGTTTTGCCTGCCAATGCTTTCAATGCAATTGTGCATGCCTGCCGGGATAAGGGGATTGCTGCCGGCGCATTTGATCTGACCATTGGTGCATCCCATCCGGGGTTCCGGATCATCGAAAAAGCGGCAAGCCTGCGTTCCCGGATCACCCGGATCCCCTTTGGAGATCAGGCCGTATTCTTTAAAGCACAATGCTTTTGGAAATTGGGAGGATATAAACCGATTGCACTGATGGAAGATGTGGACATCATGCGCAGGCTTAAGAAAAAAGGATATAAGATCCGGTTCATTTCAGATCCGGTTGTGACCTCGGCCCGGCGATGGAAAAAGGAAGGTATGGTATATACAACCATCCGCAACTGGGTTCTTCAACTGTTTTTTTATATGGGGGCCAGCCCGGAAAAATTAAAAGCGTACTACCAATAG